One region of Ornithorhynchus anatinus isolate Pmale09 chromosome X5, mOrnAna1.pri.v4, whole genome shotgun sequence genomic DNA includes:
- the CX5H6orf15 gene encoding uncharacterized protein C6orf15 homolog: MRGQSGKAAHGAGPWALLSLQVAFLLLPGTCCRSLWWPSEPPPREQQSGPPLPGPSVPAPPLPPDGPPPPAAPPDSGSGALAPEATPAPGLGLPSSSEEADEESPSVSPSSDESKAKEGPPRDRPPPAGPPDSSERRPELSPSAPGEHPAGSPPPPGPADGQYPGAGYGAAQPYPGNAWGAQNQVPGGHWGLGGPGPLRPPQPGSPWGIGHRPPGQAWGLGHRQPGAHWG; this comes from the exons GGGGCTGGGCCCTGGGCGCTCCTCAGCCTGCAGGTGGCTTTCCTGCTCCTGCCAG GGACCTGCTGCCGGAGCCTCTGGTGGCCCTCCGAGCCGCCCCCGCGGGAGCAGCAGTCCGGCCCGCCGCTCCCCGGGCCCTCGGTGCCGGCCCCGCCGCTGCCACCCGacggcccgccgcccccagccGCCCCGCCGGACAGCGGCTCCGGAGCCCTCGCCCCCGAGGCGACCCCCG CCCCCGGCCTCGGGCTTCCGAGCTCTTCGGAGGAAGCGGACGAGGagtctccctccgtctcccccagctCGGACGAGTCCAAGGCGAAGGAGGGCCCCCCCAGAGACCGGCCTCCTCCTGCCGGGCCTCCCGACTCCTCCGAACGCCGGCCGGAGCTGTCCCCATCGGCGCCGGGGGAACACCCCGcggggtccccgcccccgcccggcccggccgacgG CCAGTACCCCGGGGCCGGCTACGGTGCGGCCCAGCCCTACCCCGGGAATGCGTGGGGGGCCCAGAATCAGGTCCCGGGCGGccactgggggctgggagggccagggcccctccggcccccgcagCCCGGCTCCCCCTGGGGCATCGGCCACCGGCCGCCCGGCCAGGCCTGGGGGCTCGGGCACCGCCAGCCTGGGGCCCACTGGGGGTAG